A stretch of DNA from Nitrospirota bacterium:
CCTCGTATCTTTCTTGCACCTGGGCATTTTTGAGTTTTACCTGGCAAGTTTGCTCAGGTTTCCTCGTCATCGCCTTGCCTGAAGGCATTTCTTGCGTTCTTACTTTAGCTGCAAATGCAGTGTCCTTCCTTGCAACATGAGCTCATTTTTAACACATCATGGAATTTATTGTCAATTGGCAAATAATGTCTGTAAATAAGAATTGTGTAAAAATTGCAGGAAATGAATAGTGAAGACTTGCACTATTTTTGATAATATGCTTTTATATGAAATTGACTTCAAAAATCAAGAAAAGGAGTGAGGGTAACATGGAAGACAAAAGGCTTAAAATATTGGTGATTGATGATGACCAGAGTATGCGTGAACTTCTGGAAACTATCCTGAAAGACAGATACATAGTATTTACAGCCGCCAGCGGAGGCGCGGGTCTGAGGACCCTGGAACAGAAATATATTGATATAGTTCTGCTGGATCTTAAACTTCCTGACATGGATGGTCTTGAGGTTTTGAAGGCAATTAAAGACAAGTATTCTGATATAGAGGTCATGGTTATATCAGTCCTGAAAGATATTGATGTGGTTGTCCGGGCCATGAAGCTTGGGGCATATAACTATGTAACCAAGGATTTCAACCCGGATGAGCTGTTGACTCTTATTGACAGGTTGCGTGATCACATGGAGTGTACTAAGGAGCGCTTCTATCTGAGAAGTGAAGTGGAACAACTGTCTGCATCGGAAATGATAATTGGTCAGAGCGCGGTTATGCGTGATACATATGATACGTTAAGTAAGATTGCACAGCTTCCCTCCACTATATTACTTCTTGGAGACACAGGCACAGGCAAGAAGGTCATGGCAAGGCACATTCACAGGATGAGCAATCTGGGAGATAAACCGTTTGTTACTGTTGACCTGTCGTCTATCCCTGAGAATCTTATGGAGAGCACGCTTTTTGGCCATGAAAAAGGCGCTTTTACCGGTGCAGTAAAACAGAAGTATGGAAAGATAGAGCTTGCAGACGGAGGCACCCTTTTTCTGGATGAGATAGGATGCCTTAAGTACGAAATACAAAGTAAGTTATTGCGGCTTATCCAGGATAAGGAGATTGAGCGTGTTGGCAGCAACAGAACGGTCAAAGTGGATGTCAGGCTGATTATTGCCACGAATGTTGACCTTGCTGATGCCGTAAAAAAAGGTACCTTCCGCGAAGACCTGTACTACAGGATCAATGTTGTCCCGGTCAGGCTGCCCCCGTTAAGGGAGCGTACAGAGGATATACCTGAGCTTGTCCGGTGTTTCATGAATAAATACAGCAAGAGTTTCAGAAAAGATGTAAATAAGATCACAGATACAGCCCTGAGTATATTAATGAATTATAAGTGGCCAGGGAATATTCGTGAGCTTGAAAACCTGATGGAGCGGCTTGTTGCTATTGCTGATAATGATTTCATATCGCAGGAAGACATTCCGGTTGATTATTATATCAATGAAAAGGTTAAAGCCGAGACTGAAGAGGGTCTGCTGGACCGGGCGTGCAAGACGTTTGAGAGGAATTTCATTTTAAAAACCCTTGAACAGGAGAGGTGGAGCAGGACGAGGACGGCAAATATCCTTGGCATTCCGATTAGTACGCTTAAGTATAAATTTAACAGGCTTGATATATATAACGTCCTTGCTCAGAGGAAGAAACTGTCGAGAAGGTCGCGAATTATCAGGGGGGGTGCTAACGCATGATGGAGCGGACGCTTTCACTTATTAAACCGGATGGAGTCAGAAGGAACCTTATAGGAGAAGTGATAAAACGTTTTGAGTCGAATAGTCTTAAGGTGGTTGCTGCGAAGATGCTATGGCTTTCAAAGAAAGAGGCGGATGGTTTCTACATTGTTCACAAAGAGAGGCCTTTTTATGACAGCCTGACCACCTATATGTCATCAGGGCCGATAATTGCCATGGTCCTTGAAGGAGAGAATGCCATAAGGAAGAACAGGGATCTGATGGGGGCGACGAATCCGGCAGACGCTGCAAAGGGAACCATAAGGGGTGACTTTGGTGAAGGCATAGAGCACAATGTAGTTCATGGTTCAGATTCACAGGCATCCGCAGATTTTGAAATACCATATTTCTTTGGGAGTATGGAAATTTATTGAACCCTTGAACCCTGCATTATTTGGAGGTTTTGAAATGTATCCGGATGATTTAAGGTATCACAAAGATCACATGTGGCTTCGTGCAAAAGGCAATAAGGCGGAAGTCGGGATCACGCATTATGCCCAGGAACAACTTGGAGACATCGTGTATGTCGAACTTCCAGCGAAAGGTTCCGACGTTAAGATGAACGCAGTCATTGGTGAGATAGAATCCACCAAGACCACATCTGCAATAGAGGCGCCTGTAGGAGGCAGGATCATTGAAACAAATAATGCCCTTGATGATACCCCTGAAGTCATCAATGAAGACCCTTACGGAAAGGGATGGATTGCAGTAATTGAGATGGGCAATGTTGAAGAGGTTAATCTCTTAATGGATTCCAAAGAATATCAGGATTATATTGAAGAGGTTAAGTAGTTTGAGCCGTAATCGCCATGGAGAAAAATGTCTCAAAACAGCTTGACCTAATAAAACGCGGCTCAACTGAGGTCATATCAGAAGATCTCCTGAAGTCAAAGATTGAAAAGTCCCTCAAAAGCAATACCCCGTTAAGGATTAAGGCGGGCTTTGACCCCACAATGCCTGACCTTCACCTGGGTCATACGGTTTTACTTTACAAGCT
This window harbors:
- a CDS encoding sigma-54-dependent Fis family transcriptional regulator; amino-acid sequence: MEDKRLKILVIDDDQSMRELLETILKDRYIVFTAASGGAGLRTLEQKYIDIVLLDLKLPDMDGLEVLKAIKDKYSDIEVMVISVLKDIDVVVRAMKLGAYNYVTKDFNPDELLTLIDRLRDHMECTKERFYLRSEVEQLSASEMIIGQSAVMRDTYDTLSKIAQLPSTILLLGDTGTGKKVMARHIHRMSNLGDKPFVTVDLSSIPENLMESTLFGHEKGAFTGAVKQKYGKIELADGGTLFLDEIGCLKYEIQSKLLRLIQDKEIERVGSNRTVKVDVRLIIATNVDLADAVKKGTFREDLYYRINVVPVRLPPLRERTEDIPELVRCFMNKYSKSFRKDVNKITDTALSILMNYKWPGNIRELENLMERLVAIADNDFISQEDIPVDYYINEKVKAETEEGLLDRACKTFERNFILKTLEQERWSRTRTANILGIPISTLKYKFNRLDIYNVLAQRKKLSRRSRIIRGGANA
- the ndk gene encoding nucleoside-diphosphate kinase, whose amino-acid sequence is MERTLSLIKPDGVRRNLIGEVIKRFESNSLKVVAAKMLWLSKKEADGFYIVHKERPFYDSLTTYMSSGPIIAMVLEGENAIRKNRDLMGATNPADAAKGTIRGDFGEGIEHNVVHGSDSQASADFEIPYFFGSMEIY
- the gcvH gene encoding glycine cleavage system protein GcvH — translated: MYPDDLRYHKDHMWLRAKGNKAEVGITHYAQEQLGDIVYVELPAKGSDVKMNAVIGEIESTKTTSAIEAPVGGRIIETNNALDDTPEVINEDPYGKGWIAVIEMGNVEEVNLLMDSKEYQDYIEEVK